A part of Rickettsiales bacterium genomic DNA contains:
- the lpdA gene encoding dihydrolipoyl dehydrogenase, with product MADKYDIIIIGGGPGGYVAAIRGAQLGLKVTVVEREHMGGICLNWGCIPTKALLRSSEINHLLHNLEEFGLSAEKPTFDFEAIVKRSRDVSGQLTKGISMLMKKHKIDVHMAHGKLSRKGTVGLYDKEGKKSGELKADNIILATGARARVLPGFEPDGESIWTYKEALLPKRMPKKMLVVGSGAIGSEFASFYLNMGSEVTLCELMDRIVPVEDAEISSFVQKSFESQGMKVLTNTQVTALDKKNGTVIATIKGADGKETKQEFDTVISAVGIVGNTEGLNLDGTQVKVERNQILTDEFGATGEPGVWAIGDVAGAPWLAHKASHEGVICAEAIAGKHPHPMRKDNIPGCTYCRPQIASVGLTEAKAKEAGHDVKVGKFPFMGNGKAIALGETEGFVKTIFDAKSGELLGAHMVGAEVTEMIQGYVLARQMEATEADLMHTIFPHPTLSEMMHESVLDAYDKALHI from the coding sequence ATGGCTGATAAATATGACATCATCATCATCGGCGGTGGCCCAGGGGGCTATGTCGCGGCGATTCGTGGGGCGCAGTTGGGCTTGAAGGTGACTGTGGTAGAGCGTGAACATATGGGCGGAATTTGTCTGAATTGGGGCTGTATTCCGACTAAGGCGCTGTTGCGATCAAGTGAGATTAATCACCTTTTGCATAATTTGGAAGAGTTTGGCCTCTCGGCGGAGAAACCTACGTTTGATTTTGAGGCGATTGTGAAGCGTTCGCGTGATGTGTCCGGTCAATTGACTAAAGGCATTAGCATGTTGATGAAGAAGCATAAAATCGATGTTCACATGGCGCATGGTAAGCTCAGCCGTAAAGGCACGGTGGGCCTTTACGATAAAGAGGGCAAGAAAAGTGGCGAGTTGAAAGCAGATAATATCATCCTCGCAACGGGTGCACGTGCACGTGTGCTTCCGGGTTTTGAGCCGGATGGTGAATCGATTTGGACGTATAAAGAAGCGTTGCTGCCTAAACGTATGCCGAAGAAAATGCTTGTGGTGGGTTCTGGCGCGATTGGTTCGGAATTTGCGAGCTTCTACCTGAATATGGGTTCGGAAGTGACGCTTTGTGAGTTGATGGATCGTATTGTTCCGGTCGAAGATGCGGAAATTTCAAGCTTCGTACAAAAGTCATTTGAAAGCCAAGGCATGAAGGTGCTCACCAACACGCAAGTGACGGCGTTGGACAAGAAAAATGGTACCGTCATCGCGACGATTAAAGGCGCGGATGGCAAGGAAACGAAACAAGAATTTGATACGGTGATTTCTGCCGTGGGTATCGTTGGCAACACGGAGGGCCTCAATCTTGATGGCACGCAAGTGAAGGTGGAACGTAACCAGATTTTGACCGACGAGTTCGGCGCTACGGGCGAGCCTGGCGTTTGGGCGATTGGCGATGTTGCAGGGGCTCCGTGGCTCGCGCATAAAGCCAGCCATGAAGGCGTGATTTGTGCAGAAGCGATTGCGGGTAAACATCCGCATCCGATGCGCAAAGACAATATCCCGGGCTGTACGTATTGCCGCCCGCAAATTGCCAGTGTTGGCCTGACGGAGGCGAAAGCCAAAGAAGCCGGCCATGACGTAAAAGTGGGAAAATTCCCGTTCATGGGTAATGGTAAGGCGATTGCGCTCGGCGAAACAGAAGGTTTCGTTAAAACGATCTTTGATGCGAAAAGCGGCGAGCTACTCGGCGCGCATATGGTCGGCGCGGAAGTAACGGAGATGATTCAAGGTTATGTGCTTGCTCGCCAAATGGAAGCGACTGAGGCGGACTTGATGCATACCATCTTCCCGCATCCAACACTGTCTGAGATGATGCATGAGTCGGTTCTAGATGCTTATGACAAGGCGCTGCATATTTAG
- a CDS encoding endonuclease/exonuclease/phosphatase family protein: MGTERMRFSRIFTALAVTNAPTCAIIVYGFEQSLIADLLLNWLPHMAITTFIATALVFVWRYHFAAIVLLIGSFLFFLKGYEVYQHPALQPLQVSSAKMQFKIAQYNINYQPRGIEWLENLPEDVIAVVLDETDVGFRTQLRKRMVGFPYWYAPSDYSLNSAIVSRVPLQNTDMHCSKVSRRCLIQVELDMEGQPVRIFGLHTSVPVFPELFRDRNNEFDYAASLLRQQTVPSMLVGDLNNTVWSYYLRKFLSNSGLRTDLSPLQMPGSWPNFLIAPFAQITIDHALVSDGLEVLKRERAPVYVSDHMPVMTTVGIR, encoded by the coding sequence ATGGGTACAGAACGTATGAGGTTTAGCCGTATATTTACGGCACTTGCAGTCACAAATGCGCCAACATGTGCAATAATTGTTTATGGGTTTGAGCAAAGTTTGATCGCAGACTTATTGCTTAATTGGCTTCCTCACATGGCGATAACGACTTTTATCGCCACTGCTTTGGTTTTTGTCTGGCGTTATCATTTTGCGGCTATTGTTTTGTTAATCGGAAGTTTTCTCTTCTTCCTAAAAGGATATGAGGTTTATCAACATCCCGCTTTGCAGCCATTACAGGTGTCATCTGCAAAAATGCAGTTCAAAATCGCGCAATATAATATCAATTATCAACCAAGAGGGATTGAATGGCTGGAAAACCTTCCAGAGGATGTAATTGCGGTGGTATTAGATGAAACTGACGTCGGGTTTAGAACGCAATTGAGAAAGCGGATGGTAGGGTTTCCTTATTGGTATGCACCAAGTGATTATAGTTTAAACAGTGCTATTGTGTCTCGTGTTCCTTTGCAGAATACCGATATGCATTGTTCAAAGGTATCACGACGTTGTTTGATACAGGTCGAATTAGATATGGAAGGGCAGCCTGTCCGTATTTTTGGACTCCATACAAGCGTTCCGGTATTTCCTGAATTATTTAGAGATCGTAACAATGAGTTTGATTATGCTGCTTCTCTTTTAAGGCAGCAGACGGTTCCATCCATGCTGGTCGGAGATTTAAATAATACGGTATGGTCGTATTATTTAAGAAAGTTTTTATCAAATTCCGGTTTGCGAACCGACCTTTCCCCGCTTCAAATGCCTGGGAGTTGGCCAAATTTTTTGATCGCGCCATTCGCGCAAATTACAATTGATCATGCCTTGGTGAGTGACGGGTTGGAGGTGCTAAAGCGCGAGCGAGCGCCTGTTTACGTTAGCGATCACATGCCCGTTATGACAACGGTAGGTATTCGCTAG
- a CDS encoding pyruvate dehydrogenase complex E1 component subunit beta — protein MTQKTTSTTVRVALRDAMAEEMRRDDEVFLMGEEVAEYQGAYKVSEGLLEEFGDKRVIDTPITEHGFAGIAVGAAMAGMKPIVEFMTWNFGMQAIDQIINSAAKTLYMSGGQVKCQMVFRGPNGAASRVGAQHSQEYASWYAHVPGLIVIAPYDAASAKGLMKAAIRNPNPVIFLENEMVYGESFDVPDGDDFVLPIGKAAVLRKGRDVTITAFSLQVGMALKAADELAKQGIDAEVIDLRTIRPLDKQTIIDSVRKTGRFVSVEEGWPFAGIGSEMCALAMEDCFDYLDAPVERVHGKDVPLPYAANLEKLALPQIEDIVEAAKRTCFRNKNAA, from the coding sequence ATGACTCAAAAAACGACATCGACCACCGTTCGTGTAGCCTTGCGTGATGCGATGGCCGAAGAAATGCGCCGCGACGACGAAGTTTTCTTGATGGGTGAAGAAGTGGCCGAATATCAAGGCGCTTATAAAGTATCTGAAGGCTTGCTCGAAGAATTTGGTGATAAGCGCGTGATTGATACGCCGATTACTGAGCATGGTTTCGCAGGTATCGCGGTGGGTGCTGCGATGGCAGGTATGAAACCGATTGTCGAATTTATGACATGGAATTTCGGCATGCAGGCGATTGATCAAATCATTAATTCAGCGGCGAAAACGCTTTATATGTCGGGTGGACAAGTGAAATGCCAAATGGTGTTCCGTGGGCCTAATGGCGCGGCAAGCCGTGTCGGCGCGCAGCATTCTCAAGAATATGCCAGCTGGTACGCGCATGTTCCTGGGCTGATTGTGATTGCTCCTTACGATGCAGCTTCTGCTAAAGGCTTAATGAAAGCTGCTATCCGTAACCCGAATCCGGTTATTTTCTTGGAAAATGAGATGGTTTATGGCGAAAGCTTTGATGTGCCTGATGGTGATGATTTTGTGTTACCTATCGGTAAAGCAGCCGTGCTTCGTAAAGGTCGGGATGTGACGATTACGGCATTCTCACTGCAAGTCGGCATGGCGCTAAAAGCGGCTGATGAGCTCGCCAAGCAAGGCATTGACGCAGAAGTGATTGACCTTCGCACCATCCGCCCGTTGGATAAGCAAACGATCATTGATTCCGTTCGTAAAACGGGTCGTTTTGTGTCAGTGGAAGAGGGGTGGCCGTTCGCGGGTATCGGCTCTGAAATGTGCGCGCTGGCGATGGAAGATTGCTTTGATTACCTTGATGCGCCGGTTGAGCGTGTGCATGGTAAAGATGTGCCATTACCTTATGCGGCTAACTTAGAGAAACTCGCTCTCCCGCAAATTGAAGATATTGTTGAAGCGGCCAAACGCACCTGCTTCCGAAATAAAAACGCTGCTTAA
- a CDS encoding metal-dependent hydrolase, producing MDPLSQAVTGAALAGIFCKKPKIRAALLLGACAGMAPDLDIFIRSVTDPLMALEYHRHFTHSLAFSPIGGLLVATVFWLLPWIRKHLSFKQTWLFSFLGVVTHGALDSCTGYGTHLLWPFSNLRESWNIIGIIDPFYTLPALGLVIAASIRKSWDNAMAATLWMCAYLMLGTWQHHRATNIATEWLDQQSTEYTKLTLRPTIGNLWLWRILYRDVTTNRWQTNALHIPYWSGKVSIKRGASATILSKDIFEDYPKDSVAGADLRRFEFFSADYLSRHDRPDGTYYIGDIRYSMTPNSAQPLWGIEMPKNDDQHVIRHASLRKKANWEYVLKQLKGENFTPIN from the coding sequence ATGGATCCCTTAAGCCAAGCCGTGACGGGCGCTGCCCTCGCCGGAATTTTCTGTAAAAAACCCAAAATACGCGCTGCTTTGCTGCTCGGTGCGTGCGCCGGTATGGCCCCGGATTTAGACATCTTCATCCGCTCTGTTACGGACCCGCTGATGGCACTCGAATATCACCGCCACTTCACGCACTCGCTGGCCTTCTCACCCATTGGCGGATTGCTCGTCGCCACGGTTTTTTGGCTATTACCATGGATACGGAAGCATTTAAGCTTCAAACAAACGTGGTTATTTAGCTTTTTAGGCGTCGTCACTCATGGTGCGCTCGATTCCTGCACCGGCTATGGCACACACCTACTCTGGCCTTTCAGCAATCTGCGCGAGAGCTGGAATATTATCGGCATCATCGACCCATTCTATACGCTTCCAGCGCTCGGCCTAGTCATTGCCGCATCAATTCGTAAAAGCTGGGATAATGCGATGGCCGCAACCCTTTGGATGTGTGCCTATCTCATGCTAGGCACTTGGCAGCACCATCGCGCCACGAACATCGCCACAGAATGGCTGGATCAACAATCCACAGAATACACAAAACTGACACTGCGCCCAACCATTGGCAACCTATGGCTCTGGCGGATTTTATACCGTGACGTAACAACGAACCGCTGGCAAACCAACGCGCTGCACATTCCTTATTGGTCAGGCAAAGTAAGTATCAAACGCGGTGCAAGCGCGACCATACTAAGCAAAGATATTTTTGAAGACTATCCCAAGGATAGCGTGGCTGGCGCTGATTTACGTCGTTTTGAATTCTTCTCTGCGGATTATTTAAGCCGCCATGACCGCCCTGATGGCACCTATTATATCGGCGATATCCGCTACAGCATGACGCCTAATAGCGCGCAACCTCTATGGGGTATAGAGATGCCGAAGAATGACGATCAACACGTCATCCGCCACGCAAGTTTACGCAAAAAAGCGAATTGGGAGTATGTGCTTAAGCAGTTAAAAGGCGAAAACTTTACGCCCATCAACTAA
- the gltX gene encoding glutamate--tRNA ligase translates to MTVSVRFAPSPTGLLHVGNLRTALINWLFARKHGGQFILRFDDTDVERSKTEYEDGIREDLQWLGLGWDREFRQQERMEHYERAKNRLIESDHLYPCYETAEELDIKRKMLASRGKPPIYDRAALKLTKDQIEEFEAEGRTPHWRFKLNDKDIEWDDLIRGHQKLRTAHISDPVLVRADGVPLYTLSSTVDDGETGTTHILRGEDHVTNTAVQIQIFEALGYEPPIFSHNALLQMKDTKLSKRTGEGGTVVGLRNDGYEAMSVNSLLARLGTSDSVEAFLKIEDLITQFDINKFGRAAANYDEGELARLNHSILSVSHFNEVKDRVAEIGLPQIDETFWNSTRPNLQKLADIKDWWQILKEPLEPSIDAEDSDYCAQAAAAIDNVESFKEWTNMLKETSGRKGKQLFMPLRKALTGREDGPEMARVFELLPKETAIERLKGKAA, encoded by the coding sequence ATGACTGTTTCTGTACGATTTGCTCCTTCGCCGACGGGGTTGCTGCATGTAGGCAACCTGCGTACGGCACTTATTAACTGGTTATTTGCGCGCAAACATGGCGGGCAATTTATCCTGCGTTTTGACGATACCGATGTCGAACGCTCGAAAACCGAATATGAAGACGGTATTCGCGAGGATCTGCAATGGCTTGGCCTTGGCTGGGATCGTGAATTTCGTCAGCAAGAGCGTATGGAACATTACGAACGTGCAAAAAATAGACTGATTGAATCAGACCATCTCTACCCCTGCTACGAAACAGCAGAAGAACTTGATATTAAACGCAAAATGCTCGCCTCACGCGGCAAACCACCTATCTATGATCGCGCCGCGCTCAAGCTCACCAAAGACCAAATTGAAGAATTTGAAGCGGAAGGCAGAACACCGCATTGGCGCTTTAAGCTCAATGATAAAGATATTGAATGGGATGACCTTATCCGTGGCCATCAAAAGCTCCGCACTGCCCATATTTCAGATCCCGTACTCGTGCGCGCCGATGGTGTGCCACTTTATACGCTTTCCTCCACCGTCGATGATGGCGAAACGGGAACCACGCATATCCTGCGCGGCGAAGACCATGTAACCAACACCGCCGTACAAATTCAGATTTTTGAAGCTCTCGGCTATGAACCTCCCATATTTTCGCATAACGCGCTCCTACAAATGAAAGATACGAAGCTTTCAAAGCGTACGGGCGAAGGCGGAACAGTGGTCGGCTTACGTAATGACGGCTATGAAGCGATGAGCGTCAATAGCCTACTCGCACGCCTCGGCACATCAGATTCGGTAGAGGCGTTCCTCAAAATTGAAGATTTGATTACGCAATTTGATATTAATAAATTTGGCCGCGCCGCCGCTAATTATGATGAGGGCGAGCTCGCACGCCTCAATCACAGTATTCTCAGCGTCAGCCACTTTAACGAAGTCAAAGACCGCGTGGCAGAAATTGGCCTTCCGCAAATCGACGAGACCTTCTGGAATAGCACGCGTCCAAACCTGCAAAAGCTGGCTGATATTAAAGATTGGTGGCAGATCTTGAAAGAGCCGCTAGAGCCCTCCATTGATGCCGAAGATAGCGACTATTGCGCGCAAGCCGCCGCAGCAATTGATAATGTGGAGTCCTTCAAAGAATGGACCAATATGTTAAAAGAAACTTCAGGCCGTAAAGGTAAACAGCTCTTCATGCCATTACGCAAAGCCCTCACTGGTCGCGAAGATGGCCCTGAAATGGCACGTGTATTTGAGTTGCTCCCGAAAGAGACAGCGATTGAACGCCTAAAGGGAAAAGCGGCCTAA
- a CDS encoding NAD+ synthase: protein MPKITLAQINPTVGDIAGNVALVKREWQAAQDAGSDLVVFPEMSTTAYPVEDLVLRESFRKASMDAVTELAAWGASMTCEAFIGGLWEVEGKPTNSLFWLSKGKIHYRQDKVALPNYGVFDEKRLFHAGDPAFVVEWKQYRLGLFVCEDMWDASVAKHIASQKPDIYISMNGSPFEAGKTNLRLKTARANVLTHHAAPLAYLNQVGGQDDLVFDGSSFVLNAKGKKVARLARFREQSKTFELSRDAKGDAILTPAADDVIPPRLSNEETMYQAAMLGLRDYVQKSGFSEVLIALSGGVDSALTAAIAVDALGADKVHCVYMPSPYSSMTSTQDAAKCAELLGVKLETLDIQPAMQVMESTLAPLFKGKAADVTEENIQSRLRGNLIMAISNKMGWLVLTTGNKSEVAVGYCTLYGDMCGGYNPLIDMYKTTVFKLSRWRNETKPYYNALGADGAVMPERVITKPPSAELRPDQKDEDSLPPYDQLDAILKMLIENELCMTDITAKGYAEETVRHVAKLLYGAEYKRRQAAPGTKVSSMAFGSDRRYPIVNQFSA from the coding sequence ATGCCTAAAATCACCCTCGCCCAAATCAACCCGACCGTGGGCGATATTGCGGGCAATGTGGCGCTGGTTAAACGCGAATGGCAAGCCGCGCAAGATGCGGGCAGCGACTTAGTCGTCTTCCCTGAAATGTCGACAACGGCCTACCCTGTTGAAGACTTAGTCTTACGCGAATCTTTCCGCAAAGCCTCAATGGATGCGGTGACAGAGCTTGCAGCGTGGGGCGCCTCCATGACATGCGAGGCCTTTATTGGCGGGCTCTGGGAGGTGGAAGGCAAACCCACCAACAGCCTCTTTTGGCTCTCAAAAGGTAAAATACATTACCGCCAAGATAAAGTGGCGCTGCCCAATTACGGCGTATTTGACGAGAAGCGCCTCTTCCACGCGGGTGATCCCGCGTTTGTGGTGGAATGGAAGCAATATCGTCTCGGCCTATTCGTATGTGAAGATATGTGGGATGCAAGTGTCGCCAAACATATCGCCTCGCAAAAACCTGATATTTATATCAGCATGAATGGGAGCCCGTTTGAAGCTGGAAAGACCAATCTACGCCTCAAAACGGCGCGCGCTAATGTGCTCACTCACCATGCTGCACCACTCGCCTACCTCAATCAAGTCGGCGGACAGGATGATTTGGTGTTTGATGGCAGCTCGTTCGTGCTCAATGCAAAGGGCAAGAAAGTCGCCCGCCTTGCCCGCTTTAGAGAACAAAGCAAAACGTTCGAACTTAGCCGCGATGCTAAGGGCGATGCTATTCTAACGCCCGCCGCCGATGACGTCATACCACCGAGACTCAGTAATGAAGAGACCATGTATCAAGCCGCGATGCTGGGTTTACGCGATTATGTGCAAAAATCTGGCTTCTCAGAAGTACTCATTGCCCTTTCAGGTGGCGTTGATTCAGCGCTGACGGCGGCAATTGCTGTGGATGCGCTGGGTGCAGATAAAGTGCATTGCGTCTACATGCCCTCGCCTTACAGCTCAATGACAAGCACGCAAGATGCCGCAAAATGCGCCGAACTACTCGGTGTAAAACTCGAAACACTGGATATTCAGCCTGCGATGCAGGTGATGGAGTCCACCCTCGCACCGCTTTTTAAAGGCAAAGCAGCCGATGTGACGGAAGAAAATATTCAATCACGCCTGCGCGGCAACCTCATCATGGCCATCTCCAATAAAATGGGTTGGCTGGTGCTAACCACCGGTAATAAATCAGAGGTCGCCGTCGGCTATTGCACGCTTTATGGTGATATGTGCGGCGGCTATAATCCATTGATTGATATGTATAAAACCACCGTATTCAAACTCTCACGCTGGCGTAATGAGACCAAACCCTATTATAATGCACTGGGCGCAGATGGCGCCGTGATGCCCGAACGTGTCATCACCAAACCACCTTCAGCTGAACTCCGCCCTGATCAAAAAGACGAGGACTCCCTCCCTCCTTACGATCAACTCGATGCCATCCTAAAAATGCTCATCGAAAATGAACTTTGCATGACTGATATCACCGCCAAAGGCTACGCCGAAGAAACCGTACGCCACGTCGCCAAACTCCTCTACGGCGCCGAATATAAACGCCGCCAAGCTGCTCCTGGCACCAAAGTATCCAGCATGGCCTTCGGCTCTGACCGCCGCTACCCCATTGTGAACCAATTTAGCGCCTAG
- a CDS encoding pyruvate dehydrogenase complex dihydrolipoamide acetyltransferase yields MPIEILMPALSPTMTEGTLAKWTKKEGDTVAAGDVIAEIETDKATMEVEAVDEGTLGKIIVAEGTEMVAVNKCIALLLEEGEDKAAIDAWKPKEEPKAEVVEDASGDAPAAAAAPAGVVMGYQPTKAPDLPSDVPAVNRDVTASPVAKRMAKEKGVILEKVKGTGPAGRVVKEDVENFLKYGSVSGHVTRDGVPFSKQENNGMRKTIAKRLLEAKQTIPHFYLSIECELDKLLDTRAQLNSGAPMDDKGKPDYKISVNDLVIKASALALRDKPEANASWYDDAIVYYNDIDVSVAVSTDGGLITPIIQNADQKSLAQISTEMKSLAKKARDGKLQPEEYQGGGFSVSNLGMFGIKSFSAIINPPQSCILAVGAGEKKLTLLRDGVVDEITVMTVTLSVDHRSVDGVLGAEWLQIFKHYIENPALLVG; encoded by the coding sequence ATGCCAATTGAAATTTTAATGCCAGCCCTTTCACCGACCATGACCGAAGGTACGCTTGCAAAATGGACGAAAAAAGAAGGCGATACCGTTGCCGCAGGTGATGTGATTGCCGAAATCGAAACCGATAAAGCGACTATGGAAGTAGAAGCGGTCGATGAAGGTACGCTCGGTAAAATTATCGTGGCTGAAGGCACTGAAATGGTCGCCGTCAATAAATGCATCGCCTTGCTTTTGGAAGAGGGCGAAGATAAAGCCGCCATTGATGCATGGAAGCCGAAAGAAGAGCCAAAAGCCGAAGTGGTAGAAGATGCATCGGGTGATGCGCCCGCCGCCGCCGCTGCACCTGCTGGTGTTGTGATGGGCTATCAACCCACAAAAGCTCCTGATTTGCCAAGTGATGTTCCTGCCGTGAATCGTGACGTGACGGCATCGCCGGTTGCGAAGCGCATGGCCAAAGAAAAGGGCGTGATTCTGGAGAAGGTCAAAGGCACGGGCCCTGCGGGTCGTGTCGTGAAGGAAGATGTTGAAAACTTCCTTAAATATGGTTCGGTTTCGGGCCATGTGACGCGTGATGGTGTGCCATTCTCAAAACAAGAAAATAACGGCATGCGTAAAACCATCGCCAAGCGTCTGTTGGAAGCCAAGCAAACTATTCCGCATTTCTATCTCAGCATTGAGTGCGAATTGGATAAACTGCTCGATACGCGGGCGCAGCTCAATAGCGGTGCGCCAATGGATGATAAGGGCAAGCCTGATTACAAAATATCGGTCAATGATTTGGTCATCAAAGCCTCCGCCTTAGCCCTGCGCGATAAGCCAGAAGCGAATGCGAGCTGGTATGATGATGCGATTGTCTATTATAATGATATTGATGTCTCAGTTGCTGTTTCAACGGATGGCGGTTTGATTACGCCAATCATCCAAAATGCGGATCAAAAATCTCTCGCGCAAATCTCAACGGAGATGAAATCTCTGGCGAAAAAAGCGCGTGACGGCAAGCTCCAACCTGAAGAATATCAAGGTGGCGGGTTCTCCGTTTCGAACCTTGGAATGTTCGGCATTAAGAGCTTCTCTGCCATTATCAATCCGCCACAAAGCTGCATTCTAGCGGTCGGCGCAGGCGAGAAAAAACTCACCTTATTGCGTGATGGCGTGGTCGATGAAATCACGGTAATGACCGTGACTCTCTCCGTCGATCACCGCTCAGTAGACGGCGTTCTCGGCGCAGAATGGCTACAAATCTTCAAACATTACATCGAAAATCCAGCATTGTTGGTGGGGTAA
- a CDS encoding COQ9 family protein gives MPNKQKQPNPLDSQREAVVMAALPHVVFDGWSDISLQRAATECGIDADLLPLLFPKGALDAIAFHSRWADNAVTEALSKDKAFAKMPVPVKIRTGILKRFELVADQKEAVRKSLSLLSMPLNAALSLKLLHETCDSLWQLAGDEATDFNWYTKRITLAGVYSSTLYYWLNDESKNSTNTAAFLDRRLNNVRVFGKWKAECQGWFSKLGMKHA, from the coding sequence ATGCCAAACAAGCAAAAGCAGCCTAACCCACTAGACTCACAGCGCGAGGCGGTCGTCATGGCCGCCTTGCCGCATGTGGTGTTTGACGGTTGGTCAGACATCTCGCTGCAACGTGCCGCGACTGAATGCGGTATTGATGCCGATTTACTCCCCCTCCTCTTCCCTAAAGGCGCACTTGATGCGATCGCCTTCCATAGTCGCTGGGCTGATAACGCCGTGACTGAAGCACTCAGTAAAGATAAAGCCTTCGCCAAAATGCCCGTACCGGTTAAAATTCGTACTGGAATCTTAAAGCGCTTTGAACTCGTCGCAGACCAAAAAGAGGCCGTACGCAAAAGCCTCTCACTTTTGTCGATGCCACTTAACGCGGCGCTTAGTTTGAAACTGCTACACGAAACTTGCGATAGCCTCTGGCAATTAGCCGGAGACGAAGCGACCGATTTCAACTGGTATACCAAACGCATCACCCTCGCCGGGGTTTACAGTTCCACGCTCTATTACTGGCTAAATGATGAATCGAAAAATTCCACTAATACTGCCGCCTTCCTTGATCGGCGCTTAAATAACGTCCGTGTTTTCGGTAAATGGAAAGCAGAATGCCAAGGTTGGTTTAGTAAATTAGGAATGAAACACGCCTAA
- a CDS encoding superoxide dismutase, translating into MAFELPALPYAQDALEPHISANTLSFHHGKHHNAYVTKLNELIAGTDLEGKSLEEIIMIASKAEPKSGLFNNAAQVWNHTFYWNSMTPNGGGTPSGELADQITADFGSFEEFSTQFKAAGGGRFGSGWAWLVLDASGKLKVTKTLNADLPMTHGETALLTMDVWEHAYYLDYQNRRPDYMGDFLGKLVNWNFVAENFAHAKQAKAA; encoded by the coding sequence ATGGCTTTTGAACTACCCGCACTTCCTTACGCACAAGATGCGCTAGAACCGCATATCTCAGCAAATACGCTCAGCTTCCACCACGGCAAACACCACAATGCTTACGTGACGAAGCTAAATGAATTGATCGCCGGCACTGACCTTGAAGGCAAATCGCTTGAAGAAATCATCATGATCGCTTCGAAAGCTGAGCCTAAATCAGGCCTCTTCAACAATGCGGCGCAAGTCTGGAACCACACATTCTATTGGAACAGCATGACGCCCAATGGCGGCGGCACTCCATCCGGTGAACTTGCTGACCAAATCACGGCTGATTTCGGTTCGTTTGAAGAATTTTCAACACAGTTTAAAGCAGCCGGTGGCGGACGTTTCGGTTCAGGCTGGGCATGGCTTGTGTTGGATGCTTCAGGCAAATTGAAAGTCACCAAAACACTCAATGCTGACCTTCCAATGACACATGGCGAAACCGCACTCCTCACCATGGATGTGTGGGAGCACGCTTATTACCTCGATTACCAAAACCGCCGTCCTGACTATATGGGCGACTTCCTTGGTAAATTGGTGAATTGGAACTTTGTGGCCGAAAATTTCGCTCATGCCAAACAAGCAAAAGCAGCCTAA